In the Gossypium raimondii isolate GPD5lz chromosome 9, ASM2569854v1, whole genome shotgun sequence genome, one interval contains:
- the LOC105797973 gene encoding 21 kDa protein → MARKVSIFALIFLIIVLQLCSYFNPCSASNGYNHRKSKEFIKKSCRATSYPKLCLKSLARPASKIKGNPELLASAALSTTFFAAQTTSRLLKDTSRIHSLKPNEVAAMVDCIADLSDSVQKLQMSTKVMDEGTKNNDVVRVDGSDDVVRVQINDIQMWVNMALEEEETCMIALANMNVKGRVKKGIRKRIVKVAHLTSNALDLVKNFALAHNK, encoded by the coding sequence ATGGCAAGGAAAGTTTCGATTTTTGCTTTGATATTTCTGATTATTGTTTTGCAATTGTGTTCCTATTTTAACCCATGCTCAGCCTCTAATGGCTATAATCACCGCAAAAGCAAAGAGTTCATAAAAAAGTCTTGCAGGGCAACAAGCTACCCCAAGTTATGCCTTAAATCTCTAGCACGCCCTGCAAGCAAAATCAAAGGCAACCCTGAGCTATTAGCCAGTGCAGCTCTTAGTACAACCTTTTTTGCAGCCCAAACTACGTCAAGGCTGCTAAAAGATACATCGAGAATCCATAGCTTGAAACCCAATGAAGTGGCAGCCATGGTAGATTGTATTGCAGATTTAAGTGATTCAGTGCAGAAGTTGCAAATGTCTACTAAGGTGATGGACGAGGGCACCAAAAACAATGACGTCGTCCGTGTTGATGGTTCGGATGATGTTGTTCGGGTTCAAATAAACGATATTCAGATGTGGGTTAACATGGCTTTGGAAGAAGAGGAGACTTGCATGATTGCATTGGCTAATATGAATGTAAAAGGTAGGGTGAAAAAAGGAATTAGGAAACGCATTGTTAAGGTTGCACATTTGACAAGCAATGCTTTGGACCTTGTTAAGAACTTTGCCCTGGCTCATAATAAATGA
- the LOC105797972 gene encoding probable calcium-binding protein CML13, producing the protein MGLTENQKNAMKEAFTLFDTDSDGKIAPTELGVLMRSLGGNPTQAQLKEIVAQEKLTAPFDFSRFLGLMEKHLKTEPFEQQLRDAFKVLDKEATGFILVSDLKHILTSVGEKLESTEFDDWIKGVDVGSDGKLKYDDFIARMVAK; encoded by the coding sequence ATGGGCCTCACTGAAAATCAGAAAAATGCTATGAAAGAGGCTTTCACTCTCTTTGACACCGACAGCGATGGCAAGATAGCTCCGACAGAGCTCGGGGTCTTAATGAGGTCCTTGGGTGGTAACCCCACCCAAGCTCAACTTAAAGAAATCGTGGCGCAAGAGAAGTTAACCGCACCCTTCGATTTCTCACGCTTTTTGGGGCTAATGGAGAAGCACTTGAAAACGGAGCCGTTTGAACAACAGTTGCGCGATGCGTTCAAGGTGCTGGATAAGGAGGCGACCGGCTTCATCCTGGTGTCGGATCTTAAACACATATTGACCAGTGTTGGGGAGAAGCTAGAGTCGACGGAGTTTGATGATTGGATCAAGGGAGTCGATGTTGGCTCCGATGGAAAGCTCAAATACGATGATTTCATTGCTAGGATGGTTGCTAAGTGA
- the LOC105800261 gene encoding methylsterol monooxygenase 1-1-like: MLPFDTIEEAATLLGRNLTVAETMWFKYSAKKSDYYLYCHNILFLFLIFSVVPLPLVFVEMMRSLGFDKYKIQPKVSLSLPEMFKCYKDVMRMFVLVVGPLQLVSYPSIKIIGIRTGLPLPSLWEIVAQLTVYFMIEDYTNYWIHRFLHGKWGYEKIHRVHHEYTAPIGFAAPYAHWLEVLILGIPSFLGPAIVPGHMITFWLWIALRQIEAIETHSGYDFPWTPTRFIPFYGGADYHDYHHYVGGQSQSNFASVFTYCDYIYGTDKGYRYHKKVLRKLKEGSKVDGAQNGGSYYYPTQDLKSE; the protein is encoded by the exons ATGTTGCCGTTCGACACAATCGAGGAGGCTGCTACATTATTGGGACGGAACCTAACGGTGGCCGAGACGATGTGGTTCAAGTACTCGGCTAAAAAATCGGATTACTATCTTTACTGCCACAACATCTTGTTTTTGTTCCTCATATTTTCTGTGGTTCCTTTGCCGCTCGTTTTTGTTGAGATGATGAGATCTTTGGGTTTCGATAAATACAAGATTCAACCCAAAGTTAGCCTGTCGTTGCCTGAGATGTTCAAATGTTACAAGGATGTTATGCGGATGTTTGTTCTTGTTGTGGGTCCTTTGCAGTTAGTCTCTTATCCTTCAATTAAG ATTATCGGGATTCGAACAGGGCTGCCATTACCATCGTTGTGGGAGATTGTGGCACAGTTGACCGTATATTTCATGATAGAAGATTATACCAATTACTGGATTCACAGGTTCCTCCATGGTAAATGGGGCTACGAGAAAATTCATCGGGTTCACCACGAATATACTGCTCCAATCGGCTTTGCCGCACCATATGCACATTGGTTGGAAGTTTTGATCCTCGGGATTCCTTCTTTTCTTGGTCCAGCAATTGTTCCGGGGCATATGATTACGTTTTGGTTATGGATAGCTTTACGGCAAATCGAAGCAATAGAGACACACAGTGG GTATGACTTCCCTTGGACTCCCACAAGATTTATCCCATTTTACGGCGGTGCAGATTACCATGATTATCATCACTATGTTGGAGGACAAAGCCAAAGCAACTTTGCTTCAGTTTTTACTTATTGTGATTATATCTATGGCACTGACAAG GGCTATCGATATCATAAGAAGGTCTTAAGGAAG TTGAAAGAGGGGTCTAAAGTTGATGGTGCTCAAAACGGAGGCTCATACTATTATCCTACTCAAGATCTTAAATCCGAATAG
- the LOC105800260 gene encoding probable protein S-acyltransferase 14, with the protein MAWNVFKFCTALRALGSIMIVFVLAVIGLTYYAVVIAHYGPSLFLGSFETFFAIVVLIVFHSLLVMVMWCYSSVVVTDPGGVPPNWRPLTDEEKGDADPLVGSGYGSAQLDPKQSATVAVSQEIRFCHKCKQFKPPRAHHCSVCRRCILKMDHHCVWVVNCVGALNYKYFLLFLFYTFLETTLVSLLLLRVFMEFFNEGEIDETPGSLAATFITFVLNIAFTLSILGFLIMHITLVGANTSTIEAYEKKTSPKWRYDLGWKKNFEQVFGLDKKYWFIPAYSEDDLRRLPALHGFEYPTRPDLEPLQQH; encoded by the exons atggcaTGGAACGTGTTCAAATTCTGTACGGCACTACGTGCTTTGGGTTCGATTATGATCGTTTTCGTTCTTGCGGTTATCGGCCTCACTTACTATGCTGTGGTCATTGCTCATTATGGTCCAAGTCTCTTTCTTGGAAGCTTTGAAACCTTTTTTGCCATCGTAGTTCTCATCGTGTTTCATTCTCTG CTGGTAATGGTAATGTGGTGCTATTCTTCTGTTGTTGTAACTGACCCCGGGGGTGTCCCACCGAATTGGAGGCCCCTCACGGATGAGGAGAAAGGTGATGCCGATCCTTTGGTAGGTTCTGGTTATGGAAGTGCACAATTAGATCCCAAGCAGTCAGCTACGGTAGCCGTGAGCCAGGAGATACGTTTCTGTCACAAGTGCAAACAATTTAAACCTCCTCGCGCCCACCACTGCTCTGTTT GTAGGAGGTGTATACTAAAAATGGACCATCACTGTGTTTGGGTTGTCAACTGCGTCGGGGCATTGAACTACAAGTATTTCCTTCTATTTTTG TTTTACACATTTCTTGAAACCACACTTGTCAGTTTATTGTTGTTGCGAGTTTTTATGGAGTTTTTTAACGAAGGCGAGATAGATGAAACACCAGGATCACTTGCTGCTACTTTTATCACATTTG ttttgaACATAGCATTTACGCTGAGTATTCTTGGCTTTCTGATTATGCACATAACACTGGTTGGAGCCAATACCTCCACTATTGAG gCATATGAGAAGAAAACCTCTCCAAAATGGCGTTATGACCTTGGTTGGAAGAAGAATTTTGAACAG GTGTTTGGACTAGATAAGAAGTACTGGTTCATCCCAGCCTATTCTGAAGACGATTTAAGACGATTGCCAGCCCTTCACGGATTTGAATACCCAACACGGCCTGACTTGGAGCCACTCCAGCAACATTAA
- the LOC105800262 gene encoding 21 kDa protein, whose amino-acid sequence MQGSSSSSRHVLAILLIILQITSSIAKSFSHKPYHTKRNTEYIRSSCTTTTYPRLCYRSLSIYASKINTSPRLIAHTALLVTFRASKSTSRLMRKIARTHRLKPRVAAAMADCIEVIDDSIDELQKSIGEIVRIRRSNFVLIMSDLQTWVSAALTDEDTCMDGFSGRAMNGYAKMMVRKRIVKIAHLTSNALALINNYASSQILD is encoded by the coding sequence ATGCAAggttcatcttcatcttcacgCCACGTACTGGCAATCCTTCTCATTATCCTTCAAATCACGTCCTCCATAGCcaaatccttctcccacaaacCATACCACACCAAAAGAAACACCGAATACATCAGATCTTCATGCACCACCACTACCTACCCCAGATTATGTTACCGCTCCCTCTCCATCTACGCCTCCAAAATCAACACCAGCCCCCGACTGATTGCCCACACCGCCCTCCTCGTCACCTTCAGAGCCAGCAAATCTACGTCCAGGCTCATGCGAAAAATCGCCAGAACCCATCGTTTGAAACCTCGGGTCGCTGCCGCCATGGCGGATTGCATCGAAGTGATCGACGACTCTATCGACGAGCTACAAAAATCTATAGGTGAAATTGTTCGTATCAGACGCTCCAACTTTGTGCTTATTATGAGTGATCTTCAAACCTGGGTTAGTGCTGCACTGACAGATGAAGATACTTGCATGGATGGATTCTCAGGCAGGGCTATGAATGGGTATGCGAAGATGATGGTGAGGAAACGAATCGTTAAGATCGCACACTTGACAAGCAATGCTTTGGCTCTCATCAATAACTATGCTTCATCTCAGATCCTTGATTGA